The Brassica rapa cultivar Chiifu-401-42 chromosome A10, CAAS_Brap_v3.01, whole genome shotgun sequence genome segment ACTGAATCCAAAACCAGAGACTTTCAGATTTCCATGAGCATCAAGAAGCAAGTTTTCCGGCTGCATTGAGAGAAACAAGAAAACTTAGGCATGTCAATTAGCTGCACTTAAAAGAAACCAACACTAGCAAACTTGGTCCCAAGAGGTACGAAAACATTACTGTACTTTTAAGTCTCTGTGGTACAGTCCCCTGCTATGGCAGTAATGAACTGCATTGATAAGCTGCTGGAAATATCTACgtgcttcctcttcttccatGCGTCCATCATTTTTCTTCACAAGTTTAAATTTAATGCATTgcttaaaaaccaaaaataatattatcttcATATGTGAAAATACAGGAGGAGCATGAGCCATTTGATGCATGATACAAACACCAAAGTATAAAAGTTCAGGCTTTCATTTGGAGGGAGAAAGAAAACTCACAATTTTGTCAAAAAGCCTTCCACCACTGATGAACTCTAGGACAATATATATCTTCGTCTTGCTCGCCAGAACCTAGAATGATAtcaaactttttaaaagatttgcTTCGACTCCAAAGAGAGACAGGTAGAGAAAACTAGGGGGTGTGGAGATGGACCTCATACAGCTGCACTGCATTTGGATGATTTATCAGCATCATTGTACAAATTTCTTTCTTTATCTGTAAAAAGCAAATTCGAATGAAGCACATAACACTTCTGGATTAAGGACGGATCTATAGGTGAATCTCACTTGTTTTACTTCCAAGTAATGTACAAGAGAGGAGGCATGAAAAAAAACGGGATGCTAATTAGGAAAGTGATTGCTTACCTGTTCAGACATCTTAGTTTTGAGAAGCTTGTCTTTATCAATGATTTTGAGAGCAACGGATTCTCCTGTCTCAATATCCTTAGCATACCTCACTTTAGCAAAAGTGCCTTGGACAATCGTTTTGCCAACCTCATATTTACCAACCCAACGCTTGACTTTTGGATCACTCATCATTCAAGAGTTCAATGATCTTCACAAGCTGTTACAGGAAAATGTATCTGGTCATCTCTATAGAATCCAACATAACAGTCTCGGAGTGTATCTTTTCTCAGTTCACAAAAATTAAATGCAACTATAGGACATCCAAATTCTCCACTAACCAATACTCGTAAGCATATGTGTATACAATTAACTAAAAGTGAGATTCTAGAGTTAATTACAAGATAAATCATCATAAATATTAGATTATCTACACTTTATACAAATGGTAAACGCGTGAACAGGTGATCAAACCCTCCAGCTTTACCGAATCATTTCAGAACATGGAAACACACCTGCGAATTGGCTGGAGTGTCTCCAGATAAAAAGGAAGCAGCTAGAGTTGAAATCGCATGCAGCCTTTCTAGAACTCAAAGCTTTGCAGGAGGATTCAAAAATCAATGGAGCAGAGTTCGGTTGTGTTTGTGTGAAAGAGAGATGGTGTGTGTGGGGGCAATGCAGAACAAAGAAGCTCGAGAGTCGCGTGGAGAACAGACTCTCATCGCTTCTGCAACTTGATTGATCGGTCTCAATTACTCGGCCAatgccttcttcttcctccatacTCCATCGTGTGGCTCACTTTATCACACgctctctcttttttctttttctttatctttCTCTTATCCAAAATCTCAATTTACAATAGATACAAACCAAAATGCGATGACGTGGATTAATGGTGAACGACTATAATAGTAGCACTTTCTTTGCTGATTGGTGGTTAGTTATTTTTCTTGTCACAGAAAATGATTTTCTATTTTACtgattaaaaaaactattttcctTAACCCGACTCTTGTCTCTTTTTCTTAAAGGAAACACGAACTATATGCGTGTCTGGTTGCTAGCCGATAAGCTTATAATAACGTCTTATTGGGGAATGCATTTCACAGTCTTTTCTTTGTTACAATGAGAACTGAGAAGCTTTGTTGTACATAAAGCCACCCAAACAAGGCAAGAAGAAGGTTGATAAAACTCGGGTAACTGTTGGGCCACTCACTCACTATGAACAAAGTTCTCACACAATTTTTGAGAGATGAAgagagaagaacaagaagacaACGTGGCATTTGATTTCGTCATTTCAGTTTACCGTGTGAGGGGTTTGTAGAGGACAACAGTTATGTACTTAGACTCGAACCTGTGTGTTAATCCCAAAGCTACAATGGATTGAGGAGTCCATCCTTGCTCTATGAACACATGGTTTAGCACCACATGCTGTGGCTTTTTGGCCACGGCTGTTTCTTCACTTTTGCCAAGAAGTGTTAGATGCAGCTGAGGTGGCACCGCGAGTGGATCTTTTGTGTAATCTTCTGCGGTTGGGAGGGCTTGGCCGTAGCTATGATCAGGTGACGGTGGCGCCTCAAACTCCACTATGCTTTCTGGGTTTTCCGGCACAAAGTTCTGCGTAATAAACTATTGTATTACACGTGCAGAATGACTAATAGTTTTACCATGAACAAGAGGGTGAGGAAATTACTTACATGAACATCGAGAATGTTACAGACATTCCCCATTTCGTCTGATACAAAGGGCAAATCTGGGATGTGTTTGCATTCACCATCGACGATCACCTTGTAGTGGTATATTCCAGATGGAAGGACCAAGAGAATTGAGTGGTCTTTTCCAGATTTCTGCAGCTTCTTCCTGTggaatttcaaaaatatctatATGTTTAGCATGTACACATACCTATTTTATGGAATGCTCGAGAGAAAGTTCCAGAGAAACAAATCAATTTCTACCTTGATCTCCAACTGTCCCATGATCCTTCCACTGCCACATCATTACCTCcctggttccatgtaatgataATAGGGATTCCTGGCTCTTCGAGATGATCAAAAACTCTTTGAGATTGGTTCCATTGGATCTTGTTAGGCGAAGGAGGGGCGTTTGCCCTCTGCAACGGAGCCACTGGAACCTGATACATgcacacaaacaaacaaaaactgaGAGGTGAGATTTTTGAAACCAAGTGCGAGAAGAATTTGCGAATGTAGTACCATCTGACACGAAATGCAGCCATTATGTACACATGTTAAGCCTAAACAATGGAAGAAGTGACGCATAGTTGAGCCAATGGCGTTAGATGTAAGATGACATAACAATGAGAGCTGAAAAGAAAAGGAGCGGAATAATGAACGTAGCAAACAATAGAATGAGAAATTACTGTAATATAGACAAACCTTTACTAGCAAAAGATATCTTACTGTCCCTACCAAACCATGATAAGCCAATCAATTCTCTCAAGTTAATTCAAGATCTGTGTGTTTTCAGTTCAAAGGCTCAGAAACGAACAACTTGTCTACCCAATCAAAATGAAATCAAAGAAACACTACACAGAAGACTCACGATGGGTCATCACATTTCACAGTTCACAGTTACAAATCAACACAAGAGCATCAGCAACTAGTAATGACCATAAAGCAGCAAGAAAATACAGAATCAGCATTGAAACATAGAGCAACAAGAACTAACATCCTATTTAATTAGTATAAACTTCTCCACACTAGGCATGGCATAAACAAAACACCAAATAAGAGGTTCTGTAAAGCTGTTTCTCTAGCATGATTCACTAGGTTGTAACTCAACAAAAGAAGGCCTATCAACAAGGTAAACTAAGCTCTCCTCTGCTAAAACGAAGGAAAATAACTTCCTAACTTCTCATCTACCAGAGTTTTTTTTGACTTCTCGAGAACCAAAAGATTAAGCCGAGTAAAGTCCGATTCCTTCTTATCACTCAAACAAATGCCAAGTATCTCATGCTTGCCCTCGTCACAATGATAGCAAAGATTAAATTACACAAAGACATCAACTAGTCTATCATACAAGGAGTGTGTGTCAGTGACCAGGGGCAAGCAGTAGCTGgaggataaaaatatatttaagaaaacagCTACGAAACCGAATTAACATCTCAGGATAATAATAATACATTATCTTAGGATTGCAGAACAAATATGACAAAAAGAAGATTATCTAGCACACAGTCCCTAACTCTTTACACGCCAAGCCTTAGAAAAGCAAggttatataaaattttctcaagAAGCAGcatacaaaaacaaatcaagtGCAATTCCGCTA includes the following:
- the LOC103845602 gene encoding SNF1-related protein kinase regulatory subunit beta-1 isoform X1, which translates into the protein MGNANGKEDDAVSGVEADATSSSTARSNGGDPSVHSRQRRPPSTDSMSSSPPGSPARSPSPFLFAPQLSLLCHLTSNAIGSTMRHFFHCLGLTCVHNGCISCQMVPVAPLQRANAPPSPNKIQWNQSQRVFDHLEEPGIPIIITWNQGGNDVAVEGSWDSWRSRKKLQKSGKDHSILLVLPSGIYHYKVIVDGECKHIPDLPFVSDEMGNVCNILDVHNFVPENPESIVEFEAPPSPDHSYGQALPTAEDYTKDPLAVPPQLHLTLLGKSEETAVAKKPQHVVLNHVFIEQGWTPQSIVALGLTHRFESKYITVVLYKPLTR
- the LOC103845602 gene encoding SNF1-related protein kinase regulatory subunit beta-1 isoform X2, coding for MGNANGKEDDAVSGVEADATSSSTARSNGGDPSVHSRQRRPPSTDSMSSSPPGSPARSPSPFLFAPQVPVAPLQRANAPPSPNKIQWNQSQRVFDHLEEPGIPIIITWNQGGNDVAVEGSWDSWRSRKKLQKSGKDHSILLVLPSGIYHYKVIVDGECKHIPDLPFVSDEMGNVCNILDVHNFVPENPESIVEFEAPPSPDHSYGQALPTAEDYTKDPLAVPPQLHLTLLGKSEETAVAKKPQHVVLNHVFIEQGWTPQSIVALGLTHRFESKYITVVLYKPLTR